The window CTTTCATCTTTTCGGAAACCTCCGTTTTCCTTTCAGGTCCAATCTCTTTAGAGACTAGCTGACGCTGCATTGTACCATCCTTACCCTTAATGGGCTGATCGGTGGAAAGAAGTCTGTTCCTCTTCTTCTTACGCAAAAAATCGATGCAAAGGTTCGATGTAATCCTGTATATCCAGCTTGAGAAAGGAAACGCGGGATTATATCTGTCGAGCATATTGAAAACCCTGATAAAGAGATCCTGCGAGAGATCTTCCGCGTCATCACGGTTATTGACCATCCGCAGACATATACTGAAAACAGGTCCCTTATACTTGTTAAGGAGTATCTCAAAGCTCTTTTCATCCCCTTCCAGACATCGGTTAATTAATTTTATATCTTCCTTTTTCAACGCTACACCTTACATTACGAAAGAATCACAAATAAAGTTTCTAAAAAAACTGATTGCTCAGATAAAAAGATAGCAGGAAAATTTATAAGTTGGAAGTTGATTTTCCAAATTATTGACATCAAAGTTGTTATACGGATTGCCTGCTGGATACACAAAAATAAAGTAAATTTCGCTGAAAGTAGAAAATTAATTTACTTGACACCGTCAAAGGGCAAAATTAGACTTGACTTACGAGGTTTCACGGATTTACGGAGAAGCTGAATCACTGGGAGAAGAGATGACTGTTATAGAATTCATTTTAGCCAGAGAAGTATTGGATTCAAGAGGCAATCCCACGGTTGAAGTAGAAGTACTTCTAAACGGGGGCGCCTCGGGAAGCGCTATAGTCCCTTCCGGAGCTTCAACCGGTGAACATGAAGCGGTAGAACTAAGAGACGGTGACAAGAAAAGATATAACGGCAAAGGTGTTCTTACAGCGGTAAAAAAAGTAAATGATATTATATTCCCTGAAATTGCCGGTCTTGACGCCCTTGATCAGATATATATCGATGAATTAATGTGTCACCTCGACGGCACTGCGAACAAGGAGAAACTGGGAGCAAACGCCATTCTCGCCGTTTCTCTGGCGGTGGCCAAGGCCGCCTCAAACGCCCTGCAACTACCGCTCTTTCAATATATAGGCGGTATCAATTCCAAGGTTCTTCCCGTTCC of the Candidatus Krumholzibacteriota bacterium genome contains:
- a CDS encoding sigma-70 family RNA polymerase sigma factor; protein product: MKKEDIKLINRCLEGDEKSFEILLNKYKGPVFSICLRMVNNRDDAEDLSQDLFIRVFNMLDRYNPAFPFSSWIYRITSNLCIDFLRKKKRNRLLSTDQPIKGKDGTMQRQLVSKEIGPERKTEVSEKMKALEESIGMLPEPYRIIIILRHQQQLSYEEISDMLAVPLGTVKARIHRGRKMIVDFLSDRGIIS